A stretch of the Haloplanus aerogenes genome encodes the following:
- a CDS encoding HAD-IIA family hydrolase, translating into MSYRGVVLDVDGTVVRGDEPIPGAAEGLDRLSAAGLRRLFVSNNPTKRPPAYADRLRRAGFDAHPDEIVTAGTITTAYLAERHPDDALFVVGENALVEQLTDAGLTVVTDEARADTVVVSIDRSFDYDRLCAALRACDDEDVTLVGTDPDMVIPAAEGDVPGSGAIINAVAGVVGRKPDVVLGKPSKPARRMIRDRLDLPPRDCLVVGDRLDTDIALGERAGMTTVLVRTGVTDDRDLERSDVTPDYVLDSLGDVGSIL; encoded by the coding sequence ATGAGTTATCGCGGAGTCGTCCTCGACGTGGACGGAACGGTGGTGCGTGGCGACGAGCCTATCCCCGGTGCTGCCGAGGGGCTCGACCGACTGTCCGCGGCGGGGCTCCGTCGCCTCTTCGTCTCCAACAACCCGACCAAGCGCCCGCCGGCCTACGCCGACCGGCTCCGACGGGCCGGTTTCGACGCCCACCCCGACGAAATCGTCACCGCCGGGACGATTACCACCGCCTACCTCGCGGAGCGCCACCCCGACGACGCGCTGTTCGTCGTCGGCGAGAACGCCCTCGTCGAGCAGTTGACCGACGCCGGCCTGACCGTCGTGACCGACGAGGCCCGCGCCGACACCGTCGTCGTCTCCATCGACCGGTCGTTCGACTACGACCGGCTCTGTGCGGCGCTCCGCGCGTGCGACGACGAGGACGTGACGCTCGTCGGCACCGATCCCGACATGGTGATCCCCGCCGCCGAGGGCGACGTGCCCGGGTCGGGCGCGATCATCAACGCCGTCGCGGGCGTCGTCGGCCGTAAGCCGGACGTGGTACTCGGGAAGCCCTCCAAGCCGGCTCGTCGGATGATTCGCGACCGCCTCGACCTCCCGCCGCGCGACTGTCTGGTCGTCGGCGACCGTCTCGACACCGACATCGCGCTCGGCGAGCGGGCGGGCATGACGACGGTGCTCGTTCGCACCGGCGTCACCGACGACCGCGACCTCGAACGGAGCGACGTGACGCCAGATTACGTCCTCGATTCGCTGGGCGATGTCGGATCGATCCTCTAG
- a CDS encoding pyridoxal-phosphate-dependent aminotransferase family protein, which translates to MRSPPETSELDTPSRILMGPGPSMIHPRVLRAMSTQALGYMDPSFLEIMDDIQELLRYTFQTDNEWTLATSGTGTAAMETAIGNIVEPGDTMLVPTNGYFGDRMGKIARRAGGDVVTVDAPWGEPLQPADVADAFDEHQPDVFGFVHAETSTGVRQPNVPELTDIAHDHDAITIADCVTSLSGVELRIDDWGIDAAYGSPQKCLSCTPGATPLTIGERARQKIQNREEDTGSWYLDLDLVMEYWGDERNYHHTAPTTNFYGLREALRLVAEEGLENRWERHLDIAGELREGLQSLGLDPAAEKEYWLPSLNSIEVPDSVDDTAVIEYLMNEYDIEIASGLGALEGDIWRIGCMGYSARRQNVACLLAAMEDALEAQNFDVDEPAIEA; encoded by the coding sequence ATGAGAAGTCCACCCGAGACGAGCGAACTCGATACACCGTCACGCATTCTGATGGGCCCCGGCCCGAGCATGATCCACCCGCGCGTCCTCCGCGCGATGTCGACACAGGCGCTCGGCTACATGGACCCGTCCTTCCTGGAGATTATGGACGACATCCAGGAACTCCTTCGCTACACGTTCCAGACCGACAACGAGTGGACGCTCGCGACGAGTGGTACCGGCACGGCTGCCATGGAGACGGCCATCGGCAACATCGTCGAACCCGGCGACACGATGCTGGTGCCCACCAACGGCTACTTCGGCGACCGGATGGGGAAAATCGCCCGCCGCGCCGGTGGCGACGTGGTGACCGTCGACGCGCCGTGGGGTGAACCCCTCCAGCCCGCGGACGTGGCCGACGCCTTCGACGAACACCAGCCCGACGTGTTCGGCTTCGTCCACGCCGAGACCAGTACCGGCGTCCGCCAGCCGAACGTCCCCGAACTCACCGACATCGCCCACGACCACGACGCGATCACCATCGCCGACTGTGTCACCTCGCTCTCCGGCGTCGAACTCCGAATCGACGACTGGGGCATCGACGCCGCCTACGGCAGCCCCCAGAAATGTCTCTCCTGTACGCCCGGCGCGACGCCACTGACCATCGGCGAACGCGCCCGCCAGAAGATTCAGAACCGCGAGGAAGACACCGGCTCCTGGTATCTCGACCTCGACCTCGTCATGGAGTACTGGGGCGACGAGCGTAACTACCACCATACGGCGCCGACGACGAACTTCTACGGCCTCCGCGAGGCGCTCCGCCTCGTCGCCGAAGAAGGACTCGAGAACCGCTGGGAGCGCCACCTCGACATCGCGGGCGAACTCCGCGAGGGCCTCCAGAGCCTCGGCCTCGACCCCGCCGCCGAGAAGGAGTACTGGCTCCCCAGCCTGAACTCCATCGAAGTGCCCGACAGCGTCGACGACACCGCCGTCATCGAGTACCTGATGAACGAGTACGACATCGAGATCGCCAGCGGCCTCGGCGCTCTCGAGGGCGACATCTGGCGCATCGGTTGCATGGGCTACTCCGCCCGCCGACAGAACGTCGCCTGCCTCCTCGCCGCGATGGAGGACGCCCTCGAAGCGCAGAACTTCGACGTGGACGAACCGGCTATCGAGGCCTGA
- a CDS encoding DUF5795 family protein, whose amino-acid sequence MTNRVVQGRMVTAERLAELIEGEPPMEADAIEDADRQCPECDGDVLTVAYMPSVTELITGYKCQECDWADTDR is encoded by the coding sequence ATGACGAACCGCGTCGTGCAGGGACGGATGGTGACCGCCGAGCGTCTGGCCGAACTGATCGAGGGCGAACCGCCCATGGAGGCCGACGCCATCGAAGATGCCGACCGCCAGTGTCCCGAGTGCGACGGCGATGTCCTCACCGTCGCCTACATGCCCTCCGTAACCGAGTTGATCACGGGGTACAAGTGCCAGGAGTGCGACTGGGCCGACACCGACCGATAA
- a CDS encoding response regulator, which produces MTSSPPHVLVVEDETELAELFAEWLSEEYDVDVATNGEEALELVDDDTDIVLLDRLMPGLSGDEVLERIRERDYNCRVAMVTAVEPDFDVLDMGFDDYVVKPLFRKDIQRLVRGLLERNAYDRQLSELFATASTLAALESHKEADELAENEKYQQLREKLKRTRDRVEQLESGMNEEDFEAVFYDFDRVDL; this is translated from the coding sequence ATGACCTCGTCACCACCCCACGTCCTCGTCGTCGAGGATGAGACTGAACTGGCCGAACTGTTCGCCGAGTGGCTCTCCGAGGAGTACGACGTGGATGTCGCGACCAACGGGGAGGAAGCGCTCGAACTGGTCGACGACGACACGGACATCGTATTACTCGACCGACTGATGCCCGGACTCTCGGGGGACGAGGTGCTCGAGAGGATTCGCGAGCGTGACTACAACTGTCGCGTGGCGATGGTGACTGCGGTCGAACCCGACTTCGACGTGCTCGATATGGGGTTCGACGACTACGTCGTCAAGCCTCTCTTCCGGAAGGACATCCAGCGACTCGTCAGGGGACTCCTCGAACGCAACGCCTACGACCGACAGCTCTCCGAACTCTTTGCGACGGCGTCGACACTCGCCGCACTCGAATCACACAAGGAGGCGGACGAACTGGCAGAGAACGAGAAGTACCAGCAACTCCGGGAGAAACTGAAGCGGACGCGCGACCGGGTGGAGCAACTCGAATCGGGGATGAACGAGGAGGATTTCGAAGCCGTCTTCTACGACTTCGACCGCGTCGACCTGTGA
- the csg gene encoding HVO_2072 family ArtA-dependent S-layer glycoprotein produces the protein MRSDTEHVRAVLLAVLVVVAPIAGVVALSQTGVAASGLSIDSALSPTTVDEQSTVSHDFTVTVTDVTADSGTDSFAVTLPSTATGATITSATVTNNTTTVSSTTNVVGRTAYINATQDLSGSSNTDVDLTVDATIRVTWGSVTSDQTGTITYRFTDSGSDDLGSTTLASVTVEDVAGPSGTTRSGPGGSGPFDTVDGEGVVYDGATVFQGESGIELGGSLSGGVVKTAGDAEGVPLETPNVPQDQAIGRYTTDGDRGSPGVTVTTPRVTTLDIENIRGVDIAGGSVRQGSATSGSGELTVAGAWNYQQAENLEVTVRNNNGLDVTGDAIVESPGSTGDPATKQASDVTNGEVRWDMDLSDLNTGTFTVTLAGTDDLDFGTASRSATITVTGDDDVRLVLNRRTVTRGEDVSFRIRGSSAGEYHIVTIAEDEFRSGSLSTAQRERIFRRVGDTVLTGYSEQRDVAYAVVEIDDDTGLGVGQIDTTNLDDSSIDIDLYRASPDRPTSEADVDADLGSLSVVDDPSMTVGQGEVSITNPRDTYAIGSEITLNGTASSGVDDVAFYVRRQGDYQLLDLDSSASGGTQATLSVDADGTFEEEEIVLSEGNEDGNDLLSLPGTYRLGVIDAADAGGRGNIARSLSVSEFTTGTSFQRSLRVTDTELSATFQSVGGQVSVDDRVIGVSGTSLGSQTVAFLFVDERGNVQYTDVRIDSDNTFEEDDLNIGEDLEEGPVIAMALTAGRDGQFGNGGLRALTSGDAYSDLQQFATNLDQQSLTGAQVRARLLDATTEATASDDRMVTTTFRLADSRSTIGNVYPQGAPATGVNPIAIDDTMIIEGTTNLRPGDNSITVELLTDDGDSVALTTTDEWGYDGRYRIALDLDDVEVEPGTYTLEVDDSYNTDTVEVEIVETRQTATPEPTPTERPTPTETATPEPTPTATATPEPTPEPTPEPTATPTPTPTEGGGAGFGAVVAVIALVAAALLAARRDA, from the coding sequence ATGAGATCTGATACAGAACACGTTCGAGCAGTACTCCTCGCGGTGCTGGTCGTGGTCGCACCGATCGCTGGCGTCGTCGCCCTCTCCCAGACGGGCGTCGCGGCGAGTGGACTCTCCATCGACAGCGCACTGTCGCCGACGACGGTCGACGAACAATCGACCGTCTCACACGACTTCACCGTCACCGTGACCGACGTTACGGCAGACAGCGGCACCGATTCGTTCGCGGTGACACTTCCGTCGACGGCGACTGGCGCCACGATCACCAGTGCAACCGTAACGAACAACACCACGACCGTCAGTTCGACGACCAACGTCGTCGGCCGAACGGCGTACATCAACGCGACACAGGATCTGTCGGGGTCCAGTAACACCGACGTCGATCTCACCGTCGACGCGACGATTCGCGTCACCTGGGGATCGGTGACCAGCGACCAGACTGGGACCATCACGTACCGGTTCACCGACAGCGGTAGTGACGATCTCGGCTCCACGACGCTCGCGTCGGTGACCGTCGAGGACGTCGCCGGACCGAGCGGGACGACCCGTTCCGGTCCCGGTGGGAGCGGTCCGTTCGACACCGTCGACGGCGAGGGTGTCGTCTACGACGGCGCGACCGTCTTCCAGGGCGAATCCGGGATCGAACTCGGCGGCTCGCTCTCCGGCGGCGTCGTGAAGACGGCCGGCGACGCCGAGGGCGTGCCTCTCGAAACGCCGAACGTCCCGCAAGATCAGGCCATCGGCCGCTACACGACCGACGGCGACAGGGGATCACCCGGCGTGACGGTCACGACGCCGCGCGTCACCACGCTCGACATCGAGAACATCCGTGGCGTCGACATCGCTGGAGGATCGGTTCGGCAGGGCAGTGCCACCAGCGGATCCGGCGAACTCACCGTCGCCGGCGCCTGGAACTACCAGCAGGCCGAGAACCTCGAAGTCACCGTTCGGAACAACAACGGTCTCGACGTGACCGGCGACGCCATCGTCGAATCGCCAGGATCGACCGGCGACCCGGCGACCAAGCAGGCATCCGACGTGACCAACGGCGAGGTCCGGTGGGACATGGATCTCTCGGACCTCAACACGGGGACGTTCACGGTCACGCTCGCCGGCACGGACGACCTCGACTTCGGGACCGCCAGCCGGAGCGCGACCATCACCGTCACCGGCGACGACGACGTGCGACTCGTCCTCAACCGTCGAACCGTAACGCGGGGCGAAGACGTGAGCTTCCGGATTCGCGGGTCGAGCGCCGGCGAGTACCACATCGTCACCATCGCCGAGGACGAGTTCCGGTCGGGGAGTCTCTCGACCGCCCAGCGAGAGCGGATCTTCCGACGGGTCGGTGACACCGTGCTCACGGGGTACTCCGAGCAACGAGACGTGGCGTACGCGGTCGTCGAGATCGACGACGACACGGGCCTCGGCGTCGGCCAGATCGACACGACCAACCTCGACGACAGCAGTATCGACATCGACCTCTACCGGGCCTCGCCGGATCGGCCCACCAGCGAAGCTGACGTCGACGCCGACCTCGGCAGTCTCAGCGTCGTCGACGACCCCTCGATGACGGTCGGACAGGGCGAAGTCTCGATCACGAACCCGCGCGACACGTACGCCATCGGCAGCGAGATTACCCTGAACGGGACGGCGTCGAGCGGGGTCGACGACGTCGCCTTCTACGTGCGCCGACAGGGTGATTACCAGCTTCTGGATCTCGACAGTTCGGCCTCCGGTGGCACGCAGGCGACGCTCTCCGTCGACGCCGACGGCACGTTCGAGGAGGAGGAGATCGTCCTCTCGGAAGGGAACGAGGACGGTAACGACCTCCTCTCCCTGCCCGGCACGTACCGCCTCGGGGTGATCGACGCGGCCGACGCCGGCGGGCGCGGGAACATCGCGCGGAGTCTCAGCGTCTCCGAGTTCACGACCGGGACGAGCTTCCAGCGGTCGCTCCGCGTGACCGACACGGAACTGAGCGCCACCTTCCAGTCGGTCGGCGGACAGGTGTCCGTCGACGACCGCGTGATCGGCGTGTCCGGCACGTCGCTCGGCTCGCAGACCGTCGCCTTCCTGTTCGTCGACGAACGCGGCAACGTCCAGTACACGGACGTACGGATCGACTCCGACAACACGTTCGAGGAAGACGACCTGAACATCGGCGAGGATCTCGAGGAAGGGCCGGTCATCGCCATGGCACTCACCGCCGGACGCGACGGCCAGTTCGGGAACGGCGGCCTGCGTGCGCTCACGAGCGGGGACGCGTACTCGGATCTCCAGCAGTTCGCGACCAACCTCGATCAGCAGTCGCTGACGGGTGCTCAGGTCCGCGCGCGCCTCCTGGATGCGACGACCGAAGCGACCGCGAGCGACGACCGGATGGTGACGACGACCTTCCGGCTCGCGGACTCCCGATCCACGATCGGAAACGTCTACCCGCAGGGGGCACCGGCCACAGGCGTCAATCCGATCGCCATCGACGACACGATGATCATCGAGGGGACGACCAACCTGCGGCCGGGCGACAACTCGATCACCGTCGAGTTACTGACCGACGACGGCGATTCCGTCGCCCTCACGACGACCGACGAGTGGGGCTACGACGGCAGGTACCGGATCGCGCTCGACCTCGACGACGTGGAGGTGGAGCCGGGCACGTACACGCTCGAAGTGGACGACTCCTACAACACCGACACGGTCGAGGTAGAGATCGTCGAAACCCGACAGACGGCGACGCCCGAGCCGACACCGACCGAGCGGCCGACGCCGACGGAGACGGCGACGCCCGAACCCACGCCGACTGCGACAGCCACGCCGGAGCCGACACCCGAACCCACGCCCGAGCCGACTGCGACGCCCACACCGACGCCCACCGAAGGGGGTGGTGCCGGCTTCGGGGCCGTCGTCGCGGTTATCGCGCTCGTCGCGGCTGCACTACTGGCCGCTCGGCGAGACGCCTGA
- a CDS encoding potassium channel family protein: protein MTLDIIIAGGGRVGFETAVLLDDRGHDVTVVEPDAARCDDLADEYMATIIRGDASDPDILRQADVARSDVIAGVTGEPGLNLAICMEAKEMNAEIRTVARIGNRNQEGYGQFVDETVFPEGAGARVAANEIEGSDVRTLADVTGTLDIMEIRVQEGAPAAGKALQSVRFPAGTLVISDDDGERVARPETTLTPGKRYVIAVEPDVADEVMNLLRG, encoded by the coding sequence ATGACACTCGACATTATCATCGCGGGCGGTGGACGTGTCGGCTTCGAGACAGCGGTCCTCCTCGACGACCGGGGGCACGACGTGACGGTCGTCGAACCCGACGCGGCGCGCTGTGACGACCTCGCCGACGAGTACATGGCGACGATCATCCGTGGCGACGCCTCGGACCCGGACATCCTCCGGCAGGCGGACGTGGCGAGAAGCGACGTGATCGCCGGGGTGACGGGTGAACCGGGGCTGAATCTGGCGATCTGTATGGAAGCGAAAGAGATGAACGCCGAGATTCGGACGGTCGCGCGCATCGGGAACCGCAATCAAGAGGGCTACGGCCAGTTCGTCGACGAGACGGTCTTCCCCGAAGGGGCTGGCGCGCGCGTGGCCGCCAACGAAATCGAGGGGAGCGACGTACGGACGCTTGCCGACGTGACGGGAACGCTCGACATCATGGAGATCCGGGTTCAAGAAGGGGCGCCAGCGGCGGGCAAGGCACTGCAGTCCGTGCGGTTCCCCGCCGGCACGCTCGTCATCTCGGACGACGACGGCGAGCGAGTCGCCCGGCCGGAGACGACGCTCACGCCGGGCAAGCGCTACGTGATCGCGGTCGAACCGGACGTGGCCGACGAAGTGATGAACCTGCTGCGGGGCTAG
- a CDS encoding type IV pilin, with amino-acid sequence MSRDLGRERRGVAPVIAVTILVAFAVVLATTVSAFVLVDNPDLPPPAPQISVSHQLVSDGDERTIAVTLEGGNAVDTDQLYVTGSKPLDIGGAPGSGTPADETYASDRENFVEAAGDNPPQVGIGEQWESGETIYLDPEGTAEGVTISIYWNTEPIEGGNPGTVTGDDANLIAEFRV; translated from the coding sequence GTGTCAAGGGATCTCGGTAGGGAGAGACGAGGCGTCGCGCCGGTCATCGCGGTGACGATACTCGTCGCGTTCGCCGTCGTTCTCGCGACCACGGTGTCGGCGTTCGTCCTCGTGGACAATCCGGACCTCCCACCGCCGGCCCCACAGATCAGTGTCTCGCACCAGTTGGTGTCCGACGGGGACGAACGGACGATCGCCGTGACGCTAGAGGGGGGCAACGCCGTCGACACCGACCAACTCTACGTCACCGGGTCGAAGCCGCTGGACATCGGCGGCGCACCCGGAAGCGGAACGCCGGCGGACGAGACGTACGCCAGCGACAGGGAGAACTTCGTCGAAGCCGCGGGCGACAATCCGCCGCAGGTCGGCATCGGAGAGCAGTGGGAGTCCGGCGAGACGATCTATCTCGATCCCGAAGGGACGGCCGAGGGCGTGACGATCAGCATCTACTGGAACACCGAGCCGATCGAGGGGGGTAATCCCGGAACGGTGACCGGCGACGACGCCAACCTGATCGCCGAGTTCCGAGTCTGA
- a CDS encoding LamG domain-containing protein: MDDSFELTRRKTLAALGSIGVASAGAGLGTSAYFSDQETFENNQLTAGTLDMKVTATEYYSDWSADEAEYAGMATDEASTDIRLPAGDGQSDAQDIAIDIDGDNYANFFDAISTDADGNPYNRVNGGMAAAAGGLCGTESDADGPVIIDIGDVKPGDFGGAQFAFKLCDNPGYVWLTGGLESASENGVTEPEGDDPDEGEGVELLDEVQVAYGVGPINGDTSAFEDTDAGFQPVEQYTLREFLAMLDGGGIALDGDIDAEIGGGTGEQGCFSGGNPEEPSVHEVSVVWWLPIDHGNQVQSDSVTFDLGFYTEQCRHNDGETDLVAYYPFEGSADDVSGNGYDGTLVGNTSFTSGPVGQAASFDGDADLVTTSLNVGSANESLTVAGWLKLPSQSVGQNHFAFSNYVDTSHDGFFAIGTNDGDGMFFWVRDANRSNNAQTGAYEPAFDGTWHHYAGVRDADADEVRFYIDGTLQETLAFPGDVAIRDGDSFFGMMQHYGNRNLSGDADDVRIYSRALSASEVQSLYDSA; the protein is encoded by the coding sequence ATGGACGACAGCTTCGAACTCACGAGACGGAAGACGCTGGCTGCTCTCGGCAGTATCGGTGTCGCGTCGGCCGGTGCAGGACTGGGAACGAGTGCGTACTTCAGCGATCAGGAGACGTTCGAGAACAACCAGCTTACCGCGGGGACGCTGGACATGAAGGTAACCGCGACGGAGTACTACTCCGACTGGTCGGCCGACGAGGCCGAGTACGCGGGTATGGCGACGGACGAAGCCTCGACGGACATCCGTCTACCGGCAGGTGACGGGCAGTCCGACGCACAGGACATCGCCATCGATATCGACGGCGACAACTACGCCAACTTCTTCGACGCCATCTCGACGGACGCGGACGGCAACCCGTACAACCGCGTCAACGGTGGGATGGCGGCCGCGGCGGGCGGACTCTGTGGCACCGAAAGTGACGCCGACGGGCCGGTCATCATCGACATCGGCGACGTGAAGCCCGGCGACTTCGGGGGGGCGCAGTTCGCGTTCAAACTCTGTGACAACCCCGGCTACGTCTGGCTCACCGGGGGACTCGAGAGCGCCAGCGAGAACGGCGTGACCGAACCCGAAGGTGACGACCCCGACGAGGGTGAGGGAGTCGAACTCTTAGACGAGGTGCAGGTCGCCTACGGCGTCGGGCCGATCAACGGCGACACGTCGGCCTTCGAGGACACCGACGCGGGTTTCCAGCCCGTCGAGCAGTACACCCTCCGCGAGTTCCTCGCGATGCTCGATGGCGGTGGCATCGCGCTGGACGGCGACATCGACGCCGAAATTGGCGGTGGGACGGGTGAGCAGGGCTGTTTCTCGGGAGGCAACCCCGAGGAGCCGAGCGTCCACGAGGTGAGCGTGGTCTGGTGGCTTCCCATCGACCACGGCAATCAGGTGCAGTCCGACAGCGTGACGTTCGACCTCGGCTTCTACACCGAGCAGTGCCGCCACAACGACGGCGAAACGGATCTCGTCGCGTACTACCCGTTCGAAGGGAGCGCCGACGACGTGAGCGGCAACGGGTACGACGGGACGCTCGTGGGCAACACGTCGTTCACGAGCGGGCCGGTCGGGCAGGCGGCGTCGTTCGACGGCGACGCGGATCTGGTCACGACGAGCCTGAACGTCGGCAGCGCGAACGAGTCGCTGACCGTCGCCGGCTGGCTCAAGCTTCCCAGCCAGTCCGTGGGTCAGAACCACTTCGCTTTCAGCAACTACGTCGACACCAGCCACGACGGCTTCTTCGCCATCGGGACGAACGACGGCGACGGGATGTTCTTCTGGGTCAGGGACGCAAACCGGTCGAACAACGCTCAAACGGGCGCGTACGAACCGGCCTTCGACGGCACCTGGCACCACTACGCCGGTGTCCGGGACGCGGACGCCGACGAGGTGCGGTTCTACATCGACGGCACGCTCCAAGAGACTCTCGCCTTCCCCGGAGATGTCGCCATCCGGGACGGGGATTCGTTCTTCGGCATGATGCAACACTACGGTAACCGAAATCTCTCCGGCGACGCCGACGACGTGCGCATCTACTCGCGCGCCCTCTCCGCGAGCGAAGTCCAGTCGCTCTACGACTCGGCGTAG
- a CDS encoding GTP cyclohydrolase IIa produces MTNTQLTLVQIDNYGPWTVTPEPRREMDLQTLQSRLFADLAQFVGHRGGYAFFTRFDNMVAVTNGLDLDDHRLLQESTGNRYPVTVSLGIGVDPNPAVALERATEGLQGAGSAQDGDRREVLTGTPVADPSADDVAIAHFDVNDATEKYTDQLNEFDSFIQIEQGYAALMRYLREEHGGLSFFVGGDNIIAVMPDIDASDYQAAIDHVEEAVGVDLKVGVGRGEDAHAAGMTAKHALEECRHRGTAVEIGETAREVESE; encoded by the coding sequence GTGACGAACACGCAGTTGACGCTCGTTCAGATCGACAACTACGGACCCTGGACGGTGACGCCGGAGCCGCGCCGCGAGATGGACCTACAGACGCTCCAGTCGCGCCTGTTCGCCGACCTCGCGCAGTTCGTCGGCCACCGGGGTGGCTACGCCTTCTTCACCCGCTTCGACAACATGGTCGCGGTGACGAACGGCCTCGACCTCGACGACCACCGACTCCTGCAGGAGTCGACGGGGAACCGCTACCCAGTGACCGTCAGCCTCGGCATCGGCGTCGACCCGAACCCGGCGGTCGCGCTGGAACGGGCGACCGAGGGACTCCAGGGGGCCGGGAGCGCACAGGACGGCGACAGACGGGAAGTGTTGACCGGAACGCCGGTCGCCGATCCGTCGGCCGACGACGTGGCCATCGCCCACTTCGACGTGAACGACGCGACCGAAAAGTACACCGACCAACTCAACGAGTTCGACTCCTTCATCCAGATCGAACAGGGGTACGCCGCGTTGATGCGCTACCTCCGTGAGGAACACGGCGGGCTCTCCTTTTTCGTCGGCGGCGACAACATCATCGCCGTCATGCCCGACATCGACGCGAGCGACTATCAGGCCGCCATCGACCACGTCGAGGAGGCGGTCGGGGTCGACCTCAAGGTCGGCGTCGGGCGGGGTGAGGACGCCCACGCCGCCGGCATGACGGCAAAACACGCGTTAGAGGAGTGCCGACACCGGGGGACGGCGGTCGAAATAGGCGAGACGGCGAGAGAAGTCGAGAGCGAGTAA
- a CDS encoding DUF7475 family protein, whose product MSVSTQSSESFVSLPENPVGYLAILLAIVTGVIHLLLGPRVMGFSQTLGILFILNGLGFMGGIILYLTHYWRRELFLVAAGYALVTFLAFFFFGGFEGFVSPFYRGGELNMMAVVAKAAEVLIVAVSAYLYTAAE is encoded by the coding sequence ATGAGCGTGAGCACGCAGTCCAGCGAGTCGTTCGTGAGCCTCCCGGAGAACCCCGTCGGCTATCTGGCGATTCTACTGGCGATCGTGACGGGTGTGATCCACCTGCTGTTGGGTCCGCGCGTGATGGGCTTCAGCCAGACGCTCGGCATCCTCTTCATCCTCAACGGTCTCGGGTTCATGGGCGGTATCATCCTCTACCTGACTCATTACTGGCGGCGCGAACTCTTTCTCGTCGCCGCCGGCTACGCTCTCGTCACGTTCCTCGCCTTCTTCTTTTTCGGTGGGTTCGAGGGCTTCGTCTCGCCGTTTTACCGCGGCGGCGAACTCAACATGATGGCCGTCGTCGCCAAGGCGGCCGAAGTGCTGATCGTCGCCGTCAGCGCGTATCTGTACACGGCGGCCGAGTGA